A genome region from Fervidobacterium changbaicum includes the following:
- a CDS encoding SIMPL domain-containing protein (The SIMPL domain is named for its presence in mouse protein SIMPL (signalling molecule that associates with mouse pelle-like kinase). Bacterial member BP26, from Brucella, was shown to assemble into a channel-like structure, while YggE from E. coli has been associated with resistance to oxidative stress.), whose protein sequence is MVRSEEHVDRKSSFLVASVILGVAFVIGMSIFGYFFYISKLPQKTLSVTGSARELVVSDVAKWGSSYSVKVPESKLNYGFRLMKEHEKKVLDIFEKNGINKDEITLSAISVSEMYVEPTQVVERQYVLTQFINVQTNDVDGIAQKVKNITQEILDLGVAFQANPVEYYYSKLAEKRVQLLSSAVRDARRRAEEIAKSGGLHVGKVISAKSGVVQVLAPNSVEVSDYGTYDTSTKEKEIMVTVNVVFEAK, encoded by the coding sequence ATGGTACGTTCAGAGGAACACGTTGACAGAAAATCCTCGTTTTTAGTAGCTTCCGTAATCTTAGGAGTAGCATTCGTAATCGGCATGTCTATCTTTGGATATTTCTTCTATATTTCAAAATTACCGCAAAAGACACTTTCAGTAACTGGAAGTGCAAGGGAACTGGTTGTCTCAGATGTCGCAAAGTGGGGATCGAGTTACTCAGTTAAAGTACCAGAATCCAAGTTAAACTATGGCTTTAGACTGATGAAAGAGCATGAGAAAAAGGTGTTGGATATCTTTGAGAAGAATGGTATAAATAAAGATGAAATCACCTTGTCGGCGATAAGCGTATCGGAGATGTACGTTGAACCAACGCAAGTTGTTGAAAGACAGTACGTTTTGACGCAGTTCATCAACGTTCAAACTAACGACGTTGATGGCATAGCACAAAAGGTTAAGAACATAACACAGGAGATCTTGGATTTGGGAGTGGCATTCCAGGCAAACCCGGTGGAGTACTATTATTCAAAGTTGGCAGAAAAGCGGGTTCAACTGCTTTCAAGTGCCGTTCGAGATGCAAGAAGGCGTGCAGAAGAGATTGCCAAAAGTGGAGGGCTGCACGTAGGAAAGGTGATTAGTGCAAAGAGTGGAGTTGTCCAAGTGCTCGCACCAAACAGTGTCGAAGTGAGTGATTACGGTACGTATGATACATCGACAAAAGAGAAGGAAATAATGGTTACAGTCAATGTTGTGTTCGAGGCGAAATAA
- a CDS encoding TIGR00269 family protein, with product MKCKKCSNQAVIHLRAHNIALCKEHFIEFFESRVQKGITHFKMFTKKDKILVAVSSGKDSAAVLYALKRLGYDVEGLFLKMGRHTNAAERVVKQLEEATGAKVNVHDVTQYFGGLGTGEIAKIVKRPVCSICGIVRRHWMNRYAVENGFTVLVTGHNMDDEATFLFGNIMNWQTEYMVRQWPVLEKTHEKFVRKAKPLIYVSEKETYAYVFLNSIPFMEQKCPFSKGATSSMYKKHLNLLEYEQPGVKHRFLFGYFEKFKDQLSKNHEVELRACSKCGYPTTEEKCQYCKLEERINLYLVSQQDNALEDKIPERNH from the coding sequence GTGAAATGTAAAAAGTGTTCTAATCAAGCTGTGATTCACCTAAGAGCACACAACATAGCACTTTGCAAAGAACATTTCATAGAATTCTTCGAAAGCAGAGTTCAGAAAGGCATCACGCATTTTAAAATGTTCACAAAGAAGGACAAGATACTGGTAGCCGTCTCGAGTGGAAAAGATAGTGCAGCTGTGCTGTACGCTCTAAAAAGACTTGGTTACGATGTTGAAGGTCTGTTCTTAAAAATGGGACGACATACTAACGCCGCTGAACGCGTTGTAAAACAACTGGAGGAAGCCACAGGTGCAAAAGTAAACGTACACGATGTTACACAATACTTCGGTGGACTCGGAACAGGTGAGATTGCAAAGATTGTGAAAAGACCTGTTTGCAGTATCTGTGGTATCGTACGGCGACACTGGATGAACAGGTACGCAGTAGAGAATGGCTTCACAGTTCTGGTGACAGGACATAACATGGACGACGAGGCAACGTTCTTATTTGGGAACATAATGAACTGGCAAACAGAATACATGGTACGACAATGGCCAGTGCTTGAAAAAACGCACGAAAAATTCGTGAGGAAAGCCAAACCTTTGATTTACGTTTCGGAAAAGGAAACTTATGCGTACGTCTTTTTAAATAGCATTCCATTCATGGAACAAAAGTGTCCATTCTCAAAAGGTGCCACCAGTTCTATGTATAAAAAACACCTGAACCTATTAGAATACGAGCAACCGGGTGTAAAACACCGGTTTCTATTCGGATACTTTGAAAAGTTCAAAGACCAACTGTCCAAGAACCACGAGGTAGAATTAAGAGCTTGTTCCAAGTGCGGTTATCCAACAACTGAAGAAAAGTGCCAGTATTGTAAACTCGAAGAAAGAATCAACTTGTACCTTGTATCTCAACAAGATAACGCACTGGAAGATAAAATCCCAGAGCGCAACCACTAA
- the surE gene encoding 5'/3'-nucleotidase SurE has protein sequence MNILLVNDDGVTAPGILCAARYLSKEHYVIVSAPESEQSAVGHGITLRFPLWARKLDINEPFEMYAVSGTPADCVKIGLDVIYKDKGIVPDVVISGINRGENLGTDVVYSGTVSGALEGAIAGIPSIAISVADFKDPLYDTGAKFLVKFLREFDLKLIPRFTALNINVPSIPYKQVKGWKLTRQSKRRYEDYFEKRLDPYGREYYWMLGDIIEDDPDPRADYKALAEGYISVTPITIFMTNEKLLEELEGIYGEGQDFGRSDT, from the coding sequence GTGAATATACTCCTTGTCAACGACGATGGTGTCACCGCTCCTGGTATACTGTGTGCAGCTAGGTATCTAAGCAAAGAACACTACGTGATAGTAAGCGCTCCAGAATCTGAACAGAGCGCAGTTGGACACGGTATAACGTTGAGATTTCCACTCTGGGCGAGGAAATTGGATATAAACGAGCCATTCGAAATGTATGCAGTCAGCGGAACGCCAGCCGATTGTGTCAAGATAGGTCTGGATGTTATATACAAAGACAAAGGGATAGTTCCAGATGTCGTAATCAGTGGAATAAACCGTGGTGAAAACCTTGGAACCGATGTTGTATACTCAGGAACGGTGAGCGGTGCTCTTGAAGGCGCTATCGCTGGTATACCTTCTATCGCCATATCGGTAGCTGACTTTAAAGACCCGCTGTACGACACTGGTGCAAAATTTCTTGTGAAATTCCTTAGAGAGTTCGACTTAAAACTCATCCCCAGATTCACGGCTTTAAACATCAACGTTCCATCGATACCTTACAAGCAAGTAAAAGGTTGGAAGCTCACAAGGCAGAGCAAACGCAGGTATGAGGATTACTTTGAAAAGCGCTTAGACCCATACGGTAGAGAGTACTACTGGATGCTCGGTGATATAATAGAAGATGACCCGGATCCGAGGGCTGATTACAAGGCGCTCGCTGAAGGTTATATATCAGTAACACCTATAACTATATTCATGACGAATGAAAAACTGCTTGAAGAATTGGAGGGAATCTATGGTGAAGGTCAGGATTTTGGGAGATCCGATACTTAG
- the def gene encoding peptide deformylase, whose amino-acid sequence MVKVRILGDPILRKKAQPVNDFAQVRAILEEFKMTMYAEDGVGLAAPQVGLSLRFFGMDDGSGFKMVVNPEIIEHSDEKELGEEGCLSIPGVFADVWRFKWVRVRYQDEHGTYHEELLEGYPARIFQHEYDHLDGVLFIDHLDTKTRTALSQQLKKIMEERKREMTK is encoded by the coding sequence ATGGTGAAGGTCAGGATTTTGGGAGATCCGATACTTAGAAAAAAGGCACAACCGGTAAATGATTTTGCACAGGTCCGTGCGATTTTAGAGGAATTTAAAATGACGATGTACGCAGAAGATGGAGTAGGACTCGCTGCACCTCAGGTTGGGTTATCTTTGCGTTTCTTTGGGATGGACGATGGTAGCGGTTTTAAAATGGTTGTTAATCCTGAAATAATAGAGCATTCCGATGAGAAGGAACTTGGAGAAGAAGGCTGTTTGAGTATTCCAGGTGTTTTCGCCGATGTCTGGAGATTCAAATGGGTGCGCGTGAGATATCAAGACGAACATGGGACATACCACGAAGAACTTCTTGAAGGTTACCCTGCACGCATATTCCAGCACGAATATGACCACCTTGATGGTGTCTTATTTATCGACCATCTCGATACAAAAACACGAACGGCTCTATCACAGCAACTGAAAAAGATAATGGAAGAAAGAAAAAGGGAAATGACAAAATAA
- a CDS encoding tetratricopeptide repeat protein yields MVIRLILGRENPLTVDITDETPMLVILRDLFYSGDWYNMRKDFEDRKELCDEIKKLELLEEKVVSLNEIIYEPIVWSEVVEFLEQYGMTPEKFLHATADGLYELAVEYADKNQIEVAKDILKFAMKLDKNYAPAYEFYGSLLLEENDVEGAIKYLTRSIELDPWLVQSYSMIGEAYYNIGDYEKAVEYWEKELRLSPTNTFTYFMLADAYSKMGKVEKAIEVLEKFRESSENSIIALFELAELYRKLGNEEKAKEYESLIMEIDPRNDPNGIEIWAKVHLKKGNYDKVIQVIENVVRTNPEARHLNLVLAVAYAKTNQYEKARKIVEELREDNFWYLYGKREFFDELLTQSEKELCGIK; encoded by the coding sequence ATGGTTATCAGACTTATCTTAGGCAGAGAAAATCCACTGACTGTGGATATCACAGATGAAACGCCAATGCTCGTTATTTTACGCGACCTTTTCTATTCTGGTGATTGGTACAACATGAGAAAGGATTTTGAAGATCGTAAAGAACTTTGCGACGAGATTAAGAAACTCGAACTGTTGGAAGAGAAGGTAGTTTCTCTTAATGAAATTATATACGAACCGATAGTATGGAGCGAGGTTGTGGAATTTTTAGAACAGTACGGAATGACGCCGGAGAAATTTCTCCATGCAACTGCTGATGGATTGTACGAATTGGCAGTAGAATACGCCGATAAGAACCAGATAGAGGTTGCTAAAGATATCTTAAAGTTTGCAATGAAGCTCGACAAGAATTACGCCCCTGCGTACGAATTCTACGGTTCGCTGTTACTTGAAGAAAACGATGTCGAAGGGGCTATTAAATATCTTACAAGGTCTATTGAACTTGACCCGTGGCTTGTTCAGTCTTACTCTATGATTGGTGAAGCGTATTACAATATAGGAGATTACGAAAAGGCGGTTGAGTACTGGGAAAAAGAATTAAGACTTTCTCCAACAAATACGTTTACCTACTTCATGCTTGCAGACGCCTATTCAAAGATGGGAAAGGTAGAGAAGGCAATAGAGGTACTGGAGAAATTCAGGGAATCTTCAGAGAACAGTATAATCGCGCTCTTTGAACTGGCCGAGCTTTACAGAAAGCTTGGAAACGAAGAAAAGGCGAAAGAATACGAAAGTTTGATTATGGAAATCGACCCAAGGAACGATCCCAACGGTATAGAAATATGGGCTAAGGTACATCTGAAAAAAGGCAATTACGATAAAGTGATCCAAGTTATCGAGAACGTTGTGAGAACCAATCCGGAGGCAAGGCATTTGAACCTTGTTCTGGCTGTTGCATACGCTAAGACAAACCAGTACGAGAAGGCAAGGAAAATTGTAGAGGAATTGAGAGAGGATAATTTCTGGTACCTTTACGGAAAGCGCGAATTCTTTGATGAACTCCTCACGCAGTCTGAGAAGGAATTATGTGGAATAAAGTAA
- a CDS encoding phospho-sugar mutase, with the protein MRDYMAEYRKWLESPYVDEKTKEELRALEGNEEEIKERFLFDLEFGTAGLRGKIGAGTNRMNIYTVSQATQGLADYINNRGEDYAKRGVVIAYDVRRMSKEFARITAQVLAANGIQVYLFDDIRPTPVLSFAVRYLGTASGIVITASHNPPEYNGYKVYWEKGSQITDDIAKPIEENIRKITDFGMIKKMDFDEALAKGLIRIVGSEVDNAYFEKVLSLALCDDIDKNISIIYTPLHGTGGRFVRHVLEKRGFTNYFIVPEQEQPDGEFPTVEYPNPEDLKAFNLALEYAKKRDADIVLATDPDADRNAVMVKCNGEYVALNGNQTGALLIEYLLSQRKRKGILPKNGIIIKSIVTGDLGKLIAKTYGVETFETLTGFKNICGLENELEGKYSFQFGYEESIGYVTGDFVRDKDGVMMSMIISEMAAYYKKQGKTLLDVLESLYKTYGYYLEDNFSLIYEGLKGMEKIKRIMEVFRKKYPKEIGTLDLVKYIDYLERKIYDAHGKEIGEVEKHIPSSNVLRFFLSDGSWYAIRPSGTEPKLKVYIYTVDKVKEEAKKKLSVIKDTILKLIAEA; encoded by the coding sequence ATGAGAGACTATATGGCTGAGTACAGAAAGTGGCTTGAAAGCCCGTACGTCGATGAAAAGACAAAGGAAGAGTTAAGAGCTTTAGAGGGAAACGAAGAAGAGATAAAAGAAAGATTCTTGTTTGACTTAGAGTTCGGAACTGCTGGATTAAGAGGAAAGATAGGTGCCGGAACGAACCGTATGAATATCTACACCGTTTCGCAGGCAACCCAAGGGCTTGCAGACTATATCAACAACCGTGGAGAAGATTACGCAAAGCGTGGTGTAGTGATCGCTTACGATGTAAGACGTATGTCGAAAGAATTCGCAAGGATTACAGCCCAGGTGCTCGCTGCAAATGGTATACAGGTGTATCTATTTGATGATATCAGGCCAACTCCTGTGCTTTCCTTTGCCGTCCGATACCTTGGAACGGCTTCTGGTATCGTTATTACCGCAAGCCATAATCCACCCGAGTACAACGGATACAAGGTCTACTGGGAAAAAGGCTCGCAGATTACCGATGATATAGCAAAACCCATTGAGGAAAACATAAGGAAGATAACAGATTTCGGGATGATAAAGAAAATGGATTTTGATGAAGCTTTAGCGAAGGGATTAATAAGGATAGTCGGTTCAGAAGTTGACAACGCTTACTTTGAAAAGGTGCTCTCGTTGGCACTTTGCGATGACATAGATAAGAACATCTCCATCATTTACACACCGCTCCACGGAACAGGTGGACGATTTGTAAGACATGTGCTTGAAAAGCGAGGCTTTACGAACTATTTCATAGTTCCTGAACAAGAACAACCAGATGGAGAATTTCCAACTGTTGAGTACCCAAATCCGGAGGACTTGAAAGCGTTCAACCTTGCGCTCGAGTATGCCAAAAAGCGTGATGCAGATATTGTTCTTGCAACGGATCCGGATGCGGATAGAAACGCAGTCATGGTCAAGTGCAATGGTGAATACGTAGCGTTGAACGGTAACCAGACCGGTGCATTGCTAATAGAATACTTGCTCTCTCAGAGAAAAAGGAAAGGAATACTTCCGAAAAACGGCATCATTATCAAGTCAATAGTTACGGGAGACCTCGGAAAACTTATCGCCAAAACTTACGGTGTTGAGACATTCGAAACACTGACAGGATTCAAAAATATATGCGGTCTTGAGAATGAACTTGAGGGAAAGTATTCGTTCCAATTTGGATACGAAGAGAGCATAGGGTACGTGACAGGTGATTTCGTCAGGGACAAAGATGGTGTGATGATGTCGATGATTATCTCGGAAATGGCAGCGTACTACAAAAAGCAAGGTAAGACGCTTTTAGATGTGCTTGAATCACTTTATAAAACGTATGGTTACTATCTTGAGGACAACTTTTCTCTGATCTACGAAGGACTGAAGGGAATGGAAAAGATTAAGCGTATTATGGAGGTCTTTAGAAAGAAATATCCAAAGGAAATCGGGACGTTGGACTTAGTCAAATACATAGATTACTTAGAAAGAAAAATATACGATGCTCACGGAAAAGAAATAGGAGAAGTTGAAAAGCACATCCCATCTTCAAACGTCCTTAGATTCTTCCTGAGCGACGGTTCATGGTATGCGATAAGACCGTCTGGTACGGAACCGAAGTTAAAGGTCTACATTTATACAGTCGACAAAGTGAAAGAAGAGGCAAAAAAGAAACTGTCTGTTATAAAAGATACTATATTGAAACTCATAGCCGAAGCTTGA
- a CDS encoding FtsW/RodA/SpoVE family cell cycle protein, with amino-acid sequence MEYLKYKSNLFKIKENEFSLLDYLLIIVVIILMILGLLTLRSVVKDTSQQSRFIKQLVWDIVGIAAMIYIIFEKEARIKAYAKYLYAISVVLLVLVLIFGKTVYGARRWIDIGAFDLQPSEIFKFAVVLMMATIFSQYHKTKALILSVMTLLPAGLIFLEPDLGMTLLMAFIWFSMLLASDVEKKYILVIIVLGLVSIPFAFFFLLEDYQRVRILALFNPEEHFQEGAYNVIMSRSVIANGGVYGTGYGLGTGTNMHIVPMQHTDFIFSAFAEQFGLIGSLILVGLYGIILLAGLLQIGRYKDDFWEFVVIGVSSIFAFHVFENVGMNLGILPVTGIPLPFISYGGTSTVVFSALIGLLIKARAVSKKARQVM; translated from the coding sequence GTGGAATATCTGAAATACAAGTCCAACCTCTTCAAAATCAAAGAGAACGAATTCTCATTGCTCGATTACTTACTAATCATTGTTGTTATAATACTTATGATTCTTGGTCTTCTCACATTAAGAAGCGTGGTCAAAGACACTTCACAGCAGTCGCGATTTATCAAACAACTTGTATGGGACATCGTTGGTATCGCCGCAATGATTTACATAATATTTGAAAAAGAGGCAAGAATAAAAGCATATGCAAAATATCTTTACGCCATCTCTGTGGTATTATTGGTACTGGTGCTTATCTTTGGAAAAACGGTGTATGGTGCACGTCGTTGGATAGACATAGGCGCATTCGATCTACAACCCTCTGAGATATTCAAATTTGCTGTGGTTTTGATGATGGCAACTATATTTTCACAGTATCACAAAACAAAGGCGCTTATTTTATCCGTTATGACTTTACTTCCAGCTGGACTCATATTCTTGGAGCCAGACTTGGGCATGACCTTACTGATGGCGTTTATATGGTTTTCAATGCTCCTTGCAAGTGACGTGGAAAAGAAATACATACTCGTCATCATCGTTCTTGGTTTGGTTTCAATACCTTTTGCTTTTTTCTTCCTGCTGGAAGACTATCAACGCGTTCGCATACTTGCGCTCTTTAATCCTGAGGAACACTTCCAAGAAGGCGCATATAATGTTATTATGTCAAGGTCTGTGATAGCTAACGGTGGTGTTTACGGGACTGGTTACGGACTTGGAACAGGCACGAACATGCATATTGTCCCAATGCAGCACACCGATTTCATCTTTTCCGCTTTCGCAGAACAGTTCGGTCTAATTGGCAGTCTTATCTTAGTGGGGTTGTATGGTATAATACTCTTAGCAGGTTTGCTTCAAATAGGACGGTATAAGGACGACTTCTGGGAATTTGTTGTAATTGGAGTAAGTTCTATCTTTGCCTTTCACGTATTTGAAAACGTGGGGATGAATCTGGGGATACTACCTGTTACCGGAATTCCTCTGCCGTTTATAAGCTATGGAGGAACTTCAACAGTTGTCTTCTCCGCGCTTATAGGACTGCTGATCAAGGCACGAGCCGTGTCAAAAAAAGCACGACAAGTTATGTGA
- a CDS encoding Do family serine endopeptidase — MKAIQNTKKFFVGLLVIFAAVSFAIVNADYQSPIVNVVKVAAPAVVKIDVVVQTEVYIDPFIREFYRQFFGDIPRQFEESNSVGSGFIISKEGYIVTNYHVVKGAKKITVTMLNGDIYDAQYIGGDEELDIAVIKIKPTKDLPVLEMGDSDKLQIGEWAIAIGNPLGFQHTVTVGVISATGRKIPKPDGSGYYTNLIQTDAAINPGNSGGPLLNIYGQVIGINTAIINPTQAMNIGFAIPINVAKRFINQIIATGKVEKAYLGVYVQTVTEELAKSLGLKVTKGVYVSQVEKDSPAAKAGIKEGDVIVKFNGQVVESAEELTSLVRNYTPGTKVKVTLNRTGKEMTVEVALGTLPSQNGSATSTSKEFYGLKVANLTADDRSTYRIPAGLEGVIVKESKNSYIRVGAVIYRISVNGYSYNIRNVNDWNKVVDNIKKGDYIGIFYYYNGVNSVFSFRYN, encoded by the coding sequence ATGAAGGCTATTCAAAACACAAAGAAGTTTTTTGTTGGTCTTTTGGTAATTTTCGCTGCTGTTTCTTTTGCCATTGTAAACGCGGATTACCAGAGCCCCATAGTCAACGTTGTAAAAGTAGCAGCTCCGGCGGTAGTGAAGATAGATGTGGTCGTTCAGACAGAAGTTTACATTGATCCATTTATCAGAGAGTTCTACAGGCAGTTTTTTGGGGATATTCCTAGACAGTTCGAGGAGTCGAACAGCGTTGGTTCTGGATTCATCATCAGTAAAGAGGGATACATCGTTACGAACTACCATGTTGTCAAAGGTGCTAAAAAGATCACCGTTACCATGCTAAACGGCGATATATACGATGCACAGTATATCGGAGGAGATGAGGAACTCGATATAGCAGTTATAAAGATTAAACCAACAAAGGATTTGCCTGTTCTTGAAATGGGCGACTCGGACAAACTCCAGATAGGTGAATGGGCGATAGCGATTGGAAATCCCCTTGGCTTCCAACACACAGTAACCGTTGGCGTCATTTCGGCTACAGGCAGAAAGATACCAAAGCCGGACGGTTCTGGTTACTACACAAACCTTATTCAAACCGATGCTGCAATCAACCCAGGTAACAGCGGTGGTCCACTGCTAAACATCTACGGTCAGGTCATTGGAATTAATACTGCGATTATAAATCCAACACAAGCGATGAATATCGGTTTTGCAATACCAATTAACGTAGCCAAGAGGTTCATAAACCAGATTATTGCAACAGGAAAGGTCGAAAAGGCGTACCTTGGAGTTTACGTCCAAACCGTTACAGAAGAGCTTGCTAAGAGTTTAGGTCTTAAAGTCACAAAAGGTGTGTATGTGTCTCAGGTCGAGAAGGACTCACCAGCTGCAAAGGCAGGTATCAAAGAGGGAGATGTTATTGTAAAATTCAACGGTCAGGTAGTTGAAAGTGCCGAGGAACTAACTTCACTTGTCCGAAATTACACTCCTGGGACGAAAGTTAAAGTGACACTCAACAGGACAGGTAAAGAGATGACAGTAGAAGTGGCTCTCGGAACACTACCAAGCCAAAACGGTTCTGCGACATCCACTTCAAAAGAATTCTACGGACTTAAAGTTGCAAACTTAACAGCGGATGACAGGTCCACATACAGAATACCAGCAGGTTTGGAAGGTGTAATCGTCAAAGAATCCAAAAATTCTTACATTAGAGTAGGTGCTGTGATCTACCGAATCTCTGTGAATGGATACTCCTACAACATAAGAAATGTGAACGACTGGAACAAGGTTGTAGACAACATCAAGAAAGGCGACTACATTGGGATTTTCTACTACTACAACGGTGTTAACTCCGTCTTCTCATTCAGGTACAATTAA
- the ispG gene encoding flavodoxin-dependent (E)-4-hydroxy-3-methylbut-2-enyl-diphosphate synthase: MNRRNSRPVKVGNIVIGGNAPIVIQSMTNTDTKDIEKTVKQIKALVEAGCEVVRVSLPDIDSARKVGIIKERLRQENADVPLVGDIHFDYRIALEAINQGIDKIRINPGNIGDESKVVEVVKAAKERGIPLRVGANSGSLPKDLEHLPKSQALAESALREVRILEKHGFYDIVISVKSSDVVETIEANRHIAKLVDYPLHVGVTEAGTIYNSLIKSSVALGVLILDGIVDTLRISIAGDPVNEVIAAKKLLTALHLRRGPNVVACPTCARTVFDVESVALEVEKLVAHIQEDITISVLGCVVNGIGEGKDADVGIAGVKDGVVVFYKGEIMGTYKFDEGLIKLKELVAQALEEKKGIERGQEV, from the coding sequence CTGAACAGAAGAAATTCAAGACCAGTCAAGGTGGGGAATATCGTTATTGGAGGGAACGCACCGATAGTAATACAATCGATGACAAATACCGACACGAAAGATATCGAAAAAACTGTTAAACAAATCAAGGCTTTGGTTGAAGCAGGCTGCGAAGTTGTTAGAGTGTCTTTGCCTGATATAGATAGTGCTCGGAAAGTTGGCATCATCAAGGAAAGATTAAGGCAAGAGAACGCGGATGTCCCGTTAGTGGGAGACATCCACTTCGATTATAGAATCGCTCTTGAGGCTATAAATCAAGGTATCGATAAAATTAGGATCAATCCTGGAAACATAGGGGATGAGTCGAAAGTTGTTGAGGTAGTGAAGGCTGCAAAGGAGCGCGGTATTCCCCTGAGAGTTGGTGCCAACAGTGGCTCGCTACCTAAGGACTTGGAACACTTACCAAAGTCCCAAGCGTTGGCGGAAAGTGCACTGAGAGAAGTGAGAATATTGGAAAAGCACGGGTTCTACGATATAGTTATTTCCGTTAAAAGTTCCGATGTTGTTGAAACGATAGAGGCGAACAGGCATATTGCTAAACTTGTCGATTACCCGCTCCACGTAGGTGTGACAGAAGCAGGTACTATTTACAATTCCTTGATAAAATCGTCGGTAGCACTTGGAGTACTGATACTTGATGGTATAGTAGATACATTAAGAATTTCAATTGCCGGAGACCCGGTGAACGAAGTAATTGCTGCAAAGAAACTTCTAACAGCACTACACTTAAGAAGGGGACCAAACGTAGTTGCATGTCCCACTTGTGCGAGGACGGTCTTTGATGTAGAGTCTGTGGCTTTAGAAGTGGAAAAACTCGTTGCACATATACAAGAAGATATCACAATCTCCGTATTAGGTTGTGTGGTAAATGGTATAGGAGAAGGCAAAGATGCGGATGTCGGAATCGCAGGTGTAAAGGATGGTGTTGTTGTTTTCTATAAAGGAGAAATAATGGGGACTTACAAATTCGATGAAGGTTTGATAAAATTAAAGGAACTGGTAGCACAAGCGTTGGAGGAAAAGAAAGGTATTGAGAGAGGTCAAGAAGTTTGA